The Clostridioides difficile genome has a segment encoding these proteins:
- a CDS encoding sensor histidine kinase, whose product MKLLFKDCKGYIFIYYLGISMTIIYCSLMKFISIEEALYILLFSTFILLCFLLYKYYKNREVYNLFKKGIDSLDEAFLYLGNSFFGENISVILKQQHRLYQSMIQEYKKIHSEHLTFINQWIHQMKTPISVISLQLQEYEGEEVTENIKKEIDRLNKGLNMAMNFARVDEFQKDFVVEKANLNEIIVDTVNEEKRLFINSGIIPKIHIDKSIYIYTDIKWMKFIINQLITNGVKYSKDYSKNLVIKSEESSNSIILSIIDEGVGIVSKDIKRVFDPFFTGENGRKFGESTGMGLYLVKKVCDNLGHKVSIKSEVGKGTEVSIIFIKDDIN is encoded by the coding sequence ATGAAATTATTATTTAAAGACTGTAAAGGCTATATTTTTATATATTATTTAGGCATATCTATGACAATTATTTATTGTAGTCTTATGAAATTTATTAGTATAGAAGAAGCTTTATATATCCTATTGTTTAGTACTTTTATCTTATTGTGTTTTTTGTTATATAAATATTATAAAAATAGAGAAGTATATAATCTATTTAAAAAAGGTATAGACTCTTTAGATGAAGCTTTTTTATATTTAGGAAACTCTTTTTTTGGAGAAAACATATCAGTTATTTTAAAGCAACAACATAGATTATATCAATCAATGATTCAGGAATATAAAAAAATACATAGTGAACATTTAACTTTTATCAATCAGTGGATTCATCAAATGAAAACACCAATATCAGTTATAAGTCTTCAACTTCAGGAATATGAAGGTGAAGAAGTCACTGAAAATATAAAAAAAGAGATAGATAGACTTAATAAAGGCTTAAATATGGCTATGAATTTTGCAAGAGTGGACGAATTTCAGAAAGATTTTGTAGTTGAAAAGGCTAATTTAAATGAAATTATAGTAGATACTGTAAATGAGGAAAAGAGACTATTTATAAATAGTGGTATAATTCCAAAAATACATATAGATAAATCTATTTATATTTATACAGATATAAAATGGATGAAATTTATAATCAATCAATTAATTACAAATGGAGTTAAGTATTCTAAAGATTATAGTAAGAATTTAGTTATAAAATCTGAAGAAAGTAGTAATTCTATAATTTTAAGTATAATAGATGAAGGTGTTGGAATTGTATCTAAAGATATAAAAAGAGTATTTGACCCGTTTTTTACAGGAGAAAATGGACGTAAATTTGGAGAATCCACAGGTATGGGGCTTTATCTAGTAAAAAAAGTATGTGATAATTTAGGTCATAAAGTCAGTATAAAATCAGAAGTAGGAAAAGGAACTGAAGTTTCAATAATTTTTATTAAAGATGATATAAACTAA
- a CDS encoding undecaprenyl-diphosphate phosphatase codes for MSLDIIFILKSIIIAIVEGLTEFIPVSSTGHMILVGSLIDFKGQFAEMFEVVIQLGAILAVVVLYWKKIKDSVIEFFKFIFTGGKEGKTGFKFGINVIVGCIPFAIVGVIFYDNIKALFNLQSVIIGFIVGGILLLVIETLFRKKKHSTDNIDKITPVQALKIGVLQVLSAWPGMSRSASTIMGGWIAGLNSPTAAEFSFFLAIPAMVASSGLDLFEFDYSIMTPTLWIALIVGFIVAFLVSIVVMEKFVNFLKKKPMRVFAVYRIIAGIVLAILAFTNIISI; via the coding sequence ATGAGTTTAGATATTATTTTTATATTAAAATCAATCATAATAGCTATAGTGGAGGGACTTACAGAATTTATTCCAGTGTCATCGACAGGTCATATGATTTTGGTAGGAAGCTTGATAGATTTTAAAGGTCAATTTGCTGAAATGTTTGAAGTTGTAATACAACTTGGAGCCATTCTAGCAGTAGTAGTACTTTATTGGAAAAAAATAAAGGATAGTGTTATAGAGTTCTTTAAATTCATATTTACTGGAGGAAAAGAAGGAAAAACTGGATTTAAATTTGGAATAAATGTTATTGTAGGATGTATACCATTTGCGATTGTAGGAGTTATATTCTACGATAATATAAAAGCATTGTTTAATTTACAATCTGTAATTATAGGATTTATAGTTGGGGGTATCTTATTATTAGTGATAGAAACTCTATTTAGAAAAAAGAAGCACTCAACAGACAATATAGATAAGATTACTCCAGTGCAAGCTTTGAAGATTGGTGTATTACAAGTTTTATCTGCATGGCCAGGAATGTCAAGAAGTGCATCCACTATTATGGGTGGATGGATAGCAGGGCTTAATTCTCCTACAGCAGCAGAATTTTCATTTTTCTTAGCTATACCAGCAATGGTAGCTTCTTCAGGACTAGATTTATTTGAATTTGATTACTCAATAATGACACCAACTTTGTGGATTGCTTTAATTGTTGGATTTATAGTAGCCTTTCTTGTATCTATAGTAGTTATGGAAAAGTTTGTGAATTTTTTAAAGAAAAAACCAATGAGAGTATTTGCTGTATATAGAATAATCGCAGGTATAGTACTGGCTATATTAGCTTTTACCAATATAATTAGTATATAA
- a CDS encoding ABC transporter ATP-binding protein — MKTLIVSNLSKVYGKKMIFNALNNISFSIESGEFVGIMGPSGSGKTTLLNMISTIDKPTTGKIELKGKNPLSLKGEELALFRRRELGFVFQDFNLLDTLTVGENIVLPLTLDKVSIKEQDEKLNEVSKILGIEDLLNKRTFEVSGGQAQRTAIARALINKPSILLADEPTGNLDSKSSKTVMELFQKINKENKVTTMMVTHDPLAASYCNRILFIKDGAIYNEIYKENSREQFYQEIMDVLTLLGGDN, encoded by the coding sequence ATGAAAACTTTAATTGTGAGTAATTTGAGCAAGGTATATGGTAAAAAAATGATTTTTAATGCATTAAACAATATAAGCTTTAGTATAGAGAGTGGAGAATTTGTAGGGATTATGGGTCCATCTGGAAGTGGTAAAACTACTCTTTTAAATATGATTTCTACTATTGATAAACCAACTACAGGAAAAATAGAGTTAAAAGGTAAAAATCCATTATCATTAAAAGGTGAAGAACTTGCCTTATTTAGAAGAAGAGAGTTGGGGTTTGTATTTCAAGATTTCAATTTATTAGATACTTTGACTGTTGGTGAAAATATAGTATTGCCATTGACTTTGGATAAGGTAAGTATAAAAGAGCAAGATGAAAAGCTAAATGAAGTATCTAAAATTTTAGGAATAGAAGATTTGTTAAATAAAAGAACTTTTGAGGTGTCTGGTGGTCAAGCTCAGAGGACTGCTATTGCTAGGGCACTAATCAATAAACCATCAATACTTTTGGCAGATGAGCCAACAGGTAATTTAGATTCAAAATCATCAAAGACTGTAATGGAACTATTTCAAAAGATAAATAAAGAAAATAAAGTTACTACTATGATGGTAACTCATGACCCATTAGCAGCAAGTTATTGTAATCGTATTTTATTTATAAAGGATGGAGCTATATACAATGAAATATATAAGGAAAATAGTAGAGAGCAATTTTATCAAGAAATAATGGATGTACTTACATTATTAGGAGGAGATAATTAA
- a CDS encoding ABC transporter permease yields the protein MNIRQFAINNISRNIKAYLGYLASIVISSSLLFSFIMFTSHPDLDIAQFPDYLKEGLKMSKIIAYLFLFFFVFYSVSVFLKSRYKEFGILYITGISKRQVMKLVFIENIVINIVSSVIGIIVGLIFSKIFLVAMSTFLELSPLKFYIPFNAMFSTLIYFMVLAILTSIFTSFIIKENQVLKLLKGTKTPKPEPKTSLILAILSIFLFIIAYYNAVTSTDQYTTYLRLVPVTSLTIVATYLFFSQFSVYFIKKLKMKKSFYRRNTNMLWISNLIYKVKDNARIFFLITITSAVAFTAIGTVYSFWKDVKRQINLIYPNTIYYSTMTLHNDANKPDSKEKDRERMSFIENKLKKEDINYVRLNGEFKTVFPKKSDLNVRIIKESKYLEITKNIGVKPINFEDNECISLLASELPGNNKVKENVVIGDRSLKVAKQVEECVMPAYYKNMYVVKDNFYDSIKSKFITDRFSAFEVKDSSEAIEICRQFEDKFDNESRMQPYLFFSKELMIETGKLIYSTFMFLAIFIGLIFFVTTSSFLYNKFYMDCQVDKKKYEQLNKLGMTYKEIKKASTIEIGIVFLLPYVVAVIHSVFALTALKNSFDIEVASSAVLVMGSLFIVQIVYFLLIRNNYLKEIRLNLVNF from the coding sequence ATGAATATAAGACAGTTTGCTATTAATAATATTTCAAGAAATATTAAAGCATATCTAGGATATTTAGCAAGTATTGTTATATCATCTTCACTACTTTTTTCTTTTATTATGTTTACAAGTCATCCAGATTTGGATATAGCTCAATTTCCTGACTATTTAAAAGAAGGGCTTAAGATGAGTAAAATAATTGCATATTTATTTTTATTCTTCTTTGTATTTTATTCAGTAAGTGTTTTTCTTAAGAGTAGATATAAAGAGTTTGGAATACTCTACATTACAGGTATATCAAAACGACAAGTAATGAAATTGGTTTTTATAGAAAATATAGTAATAAATATAGTATCTTCTGTAATTGGAATAATAGTAGGGTTGATTTTTTCAAAAATATTTTTAGTAGCTATGTCTACTTTTTTAGAATTATCACCTCTAAAATTTTATATACCATTCAATGCAATGTTTTCCACTTTGATTTATTTTATGGTTTTAGCCATATTAACATCTATATTTACTTCTTTTATAATTAAGGAAAATCAAGTATTGAAGTTACTTAAAGGGACAAAAACTCCAAAACCAGAGCCTAAAACATCACTAATACTTGCTATATTAAGTATTTTCCTGTTTATAATAGCATATTATAATGCTGTTACATCAACTGACCAATATACAACTTATTTACGATTAGTTCCAGTTACATCTCTTACTATAGTAGCAACTTATTTATTCTTTTCTCAATTTAGTGTGTACTTTATAAAAAAATTGAAGATGAAGAAAAGTTTTTATAGAAGAAATACAAATATGCTTTGGATTTCAAATTTAATTTATAAAGTAAAAGATAATGCTAGGATATTCTTTTTGATAACAATAACTTCTGCGGTGGCATTCACTGCTATAGGTACAGTTTATTCATTTTGGAAAGATGTAAAACGTCAAATTAATTTAATATATCCTAACACAATATATTATTCAACAATGACTTTGCATAATGATGCTAATAAACCTGATAGTAAAGAAAAAGATAGAGAAAGAATGAGTTTTATAGAAAATAAGTTGAAAAAAGAAGATATAAATTATGTAAGACTTAATGGTGAGTTTAAAACTGTATTTCCTAAGAAAAGTGACCTTAATGTGAGGATAATTAAAGAATCTAAATACTTAGAAATTACTAAAAATATAGGGGTTAAGCCTATAAATTTTGAAGATAATGAATGTATATCATTGCTTGCATCAGAACTACCTGGTAATAATAAAGTCAAAGAAAATGTCGTTATAGGGGACAGAAGTTTAAAGGTGGCAAAACAAGTGGAAGAATGTGTTATGCCAGCGTATTATAAAAATATGTATGTAGTAAAAGATAATTTTTATGATAGTATAAAATCAAAATTTATAACAGATAGATTTTCAGCTTTTGAGGTAAAAGATTCAAGTGAAGCTATAGAGATATGTAGACAATTTGAAGATAAATTTGATAATGAGTCCAGAATGCAACCATATTTGTTTTTCTCTAAAGAATTAATGATAGAAACTGGTAAACTAATATATTCTACATTTATGTTTTTAGCAATATTTATAGGTTTAATTTTCTTTGTTACTACAAGTAGTTTCTTATATAATAAGTTTTATATGGATTGTCAAGTTGATAAGAAAAAGTATGAGCAGTTAAATAAATTGGGGATGACATATAAGGAGATTAAAAAAGCTTCAACTATTGAGATTGGGATTGTATTTTTGTTGCCTTATGTAGTGGCTGTTATACATTCGGTGTTTGCACTTACTGCACTGAAGAACTCTTTTGATATAGAAGTAGCATCATCTGCGGTTTTGGTGATGGGAAGCTTGTTTATAGTTCAAATAGTGTATTTCTTACTTATAAGAAATAATTATTTAAAAGAGATAAGATTAAATTTAGTCAATTTTTAA
- a CDS encoding transcriptional regulator, which produces MMILIQSRGKMKCKELAEELEVSERQIKSYKEYLEQAGIFINSTPGIYGGYEIDKCNSISCIRLLDNEVSILDMINSQLKYNNDIYKNEFNSIVDKIKAVLNTGEKSDTYMDYFTIQAKCNCDYGFEKKKCNEITRAYTTKRKIKIKYYSLNSGNSERVVHPYGLFNYKSDTYMVAFCEKRLKFIDFKLCRIKDYVVLDEKYIVDRNFNWDEYSKNSIGIYKGEEINIVIRIKQPFATIIREKVWVNNQQISEYDEESILFKARMSGYEEIKSWILSMGAYVEVVEPDRLRNDILSEIEKMKKIY; this is translated from the coding sequence ATGATGATATTAATTCAAAGTAGAGGCAAAATGAAATGCAAAGAGTTAGCAGAAGAGTTGGAAGTAAGTGAAAGACAAATAAAAAGTTATAAAGAATATTTGGAACAAGCAGGTATATTTATAAACTCAACGCCTGGAATTTATGGTGGTTATGAAATCGATAAATGTAATAGCATTTCATGTATTAGACTATTAGATAATGAAGTTTCAATTCTGGATATGATAAATTCACAGTTAAAGTATAATAATGATATTTATAAAAATGAGTTTAATAGTATTGTAGATAAAATAAAAGCGGTATTAAATACAGGAGAAAAAAGTGATACATACATGGATTACTTCACAATACAGGCAAAATGTAATTGTGATTATGGATTTGAAAAAAAGAAATGTAATGAAATAACTAGAGCATATACAACAAAACGTAAAATCAAGATAAAATATTATTCTTTGAATTCTGGAAACAGTGAAAGAGTTGTACATCCATATGGTTTGTTTAACTATAAGTCAGATACTTATATGGTAGCTTTTTGTGAAAAAAGACTTAAGTTTATAGATTTTAAACTATGTAGAATTAAAGATTATGTTGTTTTGGACGAAAAATATATTGTAGACAGAAATTTCAATTGGGATGAATATAGTAAAAATAGTATAGGTATTTACAAAGGAGAAGAAATCAACATAGTTATAAGAATTAAGCAACCATTTGCAACAATTATAAGGGAAAAGGTATGGGTTAATAATCAGCAAATTAGTGAGTATGATGAAGAATCTATATTGTTTAAAGCTAGAATGAGTGGTTATGAAGAGATAAAAAGTTGGATTTTAAGTATGGGAGCCTATGTTGAGGTTGTAGAACCAGATAGACTTAGAAATGATATATTGTCAGAGATTGAAAAAATGAAAAAAATTTACTGA
- the cas6 gene encoding CRISPR-associated endoribonuclease Cas6 → MKMKIEFSTDCIPISYNSLFMSIIKEAIRKSSEDYYKDIYYYNEKHNKKTKNFTFSVYIKKYSIEGEHFIIKDKVILNISTPDLELGFHIYNGLITSKKCLYKDYELTRIRIDLSREKKITEDMVLFNALSPICIKSKEGKFLDISDDRYIEELNYITNKVVKNYRGEGLKRKLEFENVGLKKVVVKESLREFKKITGKEYQYVNGYKGKFILRGDIDDLNLIYNLGVGFRRAQGFGDVDILEWR, encoded by the coding sequence ATGAAAATGAAAATTGAATTTAGTACAGATTGTATACCAATATCTTATAATTCGCTCTTCATGAGTATTATAAAAGAAGCAATAAGAAAATCTAGTGAAGATTATTATAAAGACATATATTATTATAACGAAAAGCATAATAAAAAAACTAAAAATTTCACATTTTCAGTTTATATAAAAAAGTATAGTATTGAAGGTGAGCATTTTATTATTAAAGATAAAGTAATACTGAATATAAGTACTCCAGATTTAGAATTAGGTTTCCATATATATAATGGTTTAATAACTTCTAAAAAATGTTTATACAAAGACTATGAACTTACAAGAATTAGAATAGATTTATCAAGAGAAAAGAAGATAACAGAAGATATGGTACTATTCAATGCTTTATCTCCAATATGCATAAAGTCTAAAGAAGGAAAATTCTTAGATATAAGTGATGATAGATATATAGAAGAGTTAAACTATATAACTAATAAAGTTGTCAAAAACTATAGGGGAGAAGGATTAAAAAGAAAGTTAGAGTTTGAAAATGTAGGTCTTAAAAAGGTAGTAGTGAAAGAGAGTTTAAGAGAGTTTAAAAAAATAACAGGTAAAGAATATCAATATGTTAATGGTTACAAAGGTAAGTTTATATTGAGAGGAGATATTGATGATTTAAATCTTATCTACAATTTAGGGGTAGGCTTTAGACGAGCTCAAGGATTTGGGGATGTAGATATTTTAGAATGGAGGTGA
- the cas8a1 gene encoding type I-B CRISPR-associated protein Cas8b1/Cst1, which produces MKLRVYRGDWFFNMGIVGFLNILKKSDTEKQIFIMEDYIEFDSSFLENFHEYYFNYFMDEYDVSKRIRKSVEYSINFIKSKPDKIKDGIKKIKDNIKQQNDKVKKFDEHNSNLIKEKLDIMSKIKSYDEFDLLKTLIDEIMDIFKVKSINDRLTANLYKYVVQDNYFGQVSFFNVAKAKLDLDGLKQVMFNDYLRQIIYFGELEDLLEENDYDKLKNYLNDRLDSIAKDVSEKKVSKSSINTIEKIIKEINNKFIKKNKNIEDIKKYMDSLEVCEMCGSYKGILDEYSESNFAPLGVSTNNARNMFWNQEYTSSICDICKLILFCTPAGATYTRKNYLTNEENEFYLFVNMDTSINELFERNNELKLQKSELPDSKDENFFNKFIKSIVEENKLKSEWQLRNILFVEFKASIDAKKCKINYFNIPTYLAKIFTNGKASKKIQGIYDYKLKSNVLDLLLKNRDLKHLINNTLREKVKNDMEGSNKSNISGADCFRLVQLRTIVNNYKRGVYKMDYKKLKKVYESGCEIHDYYIDKNAKNKIEGITYKLLNLIKVGNKNDFFQTVLRIFSPSEKTPPEEFLHMLSEEDLDFEAIGYAFTMGLMSEKCDRKNIKVDNKEEK; this is translated from the coding sequence ATGAAGTTAAGAGTTTATAGGGGTGACTGGTTCTTTAATATGGGAATAGTTGGATTTCTAAATATACTAAAAAAATCAGATACTGAAAAACAAATATTTATTATGGAAGATTATATCGAATTTGATAGTTCATTTCTTGAAAACTTTCATGAGTATTATTTTAATTACTTTATGGATGAATATGATGTATCAAAAAGGATTAGGAAGAGTGTTGAGTACAGTATAAATTTTATTAAATCCAAGCCTGATAAAATAAAAGATGGAATTAAGAAAATTAAAGATAATATAAAACAACAAAATGATAAAGTCAAAAAATTTGATGAACATAATTCTAACTTGATAAAAGAAAAGCTAGACATTATGTCTAAGATAAAAAGTTATGATGAATTTGATTTATTAAAGACTTTAATTGATGAGATTATGGATATATTTAAAGTAAAATCAATAAATGACAGACTTACAGCCAATCTTTATAAATATGTAGTTCAAGATAATTATTTTGGACAAGTTAGTTTTTTTAATGTTGCTAAGGCTAAGTTAGATTTAGATGGATTAAAACAGGTAATGTTTAATGATTATTTAAGACAAATCATATATTTTGGAGAGTTAGAGGATTTATTAGAAGAAAATGACTATGATAAGTTAAAAAACTATTTAAATGATAGATTAGATAGTATAGCTAAGGATGTAAGTGAAAAAAAAGTTAGTAAGTCTAGTATAAATACTATAGAAAAAATTATAAAAGAAATAAACAATAAATTCATAAAGAAAAATAAAAATATAGAAGATATAAAAAAGTATATGGATAGTTTAGAAGTATGTGAAATGTGTGGTTCGTACAAAGGTATATTAGACGAGTATTCAGAAAGTAATTTTGCTCCACTTGGAGTAAGTACTAATAATGCTAGAAATATGTTTTGGAATCAGGAGTACACATCATCAATATGTGATATTTGTAAGCTTATATTGTTTTGTACTCCAGCAGGGGCTACTTATACAAGAAAGAATTATTTAACTAATGAAGAAAATGAGTTTTATTTATTTGTTAATATGGATACTTCAATAAATGAGCTTTTTGAGAGAAATAATGAGTTGAAATTACAGAAAAGTGAGTTACCAGATTCCAAAGATGAAAACTTTTTTAATAAATTTATAAAAAGCATAGTAGAAGAAAATAAATTAAAAAGTGAATGGCAACTTAGGAATATTCTTTTTGTAGAATTTAAAGCAAGTATAGATGCTAAAAAGTGTAAAATAAATTACTTTAATATTCCTACTTATTTAGCAAAAATATTTACGAATGGGAAGGCAAGTAAAAAAATACAAGGCATATATGATTATAAGCTTAAATCAAATGTATTAGATTTACTTTTAAAAAATAGGGACTTGAAGCATTTAATTAATAATACTTTAAGAGAAAAAGTTAAAAATGATATGGAAGGTAGTAATAAGTCAAATATATCAGGAGCAGATTGCTTTAGACTAGTTCAATTAAGAACAATAGTAAATAACTATAAGAGGGGAGTGTATAAAATGGATTATAAAAAGTTGAAAAAAGTTTATGAATCAGGTTGTGAAATACATGATTACTATATTGATAAGAATGCTAAAAATAAAATAGAAGGAATAACATACAAGCTTTTAAATTTGATTAAGGTTGGTAATAAGAATGATTTTTTTCAAACAGTTTTAAGAATTTTTTCACCAAGTGAAAAAACCCCACCAGAAGAATTTTTACATATGCTTAGCGAAGAGGATTTAGATTTTGAAGCTATAGGATACGCATTTACAATGGGATTAATGTCAGAAAAATGTGATAGAAAAAATATAAAAGTAGATAATAAGGAGGAAAAATAA
- the cas7i gene encoding type I-B CRISPR-associated protein Cas7/Cst2/DevR gives MKRGLTFTVITQAQSLNYGEGITNISELKKLSRGDGNIYTFASRQCLRYDIVRLAAELFNWNLQVVDKGKGTVQFKDNISIKESEEMDLFGYMKTNKKDEKDKKGGSVTREATIRLSNAISLEPYRSDMDFLNNKGLADRIGEHPNLANIEQHLSYYTYTVTIDLSKIGKDGDIELENKEKCKRVVEFLEIIKILNRNIRGRQENLSPLFVVGGVYEIANPFFLGRIKLKGDKNGFKVNKQPIEEVVRGTFLGKDLKEFTYVGMLDGAFTNKEEFKGLFEDNFLSVDKFFGQLVKEVMDYYEVN, from the coding sequence ATGAAAAGAGGATTAACTTTTACTGTAATAACGCAAGCTCAAAGCTTAAACTATGGTGAAGGAATAACCAATATATCTGAATTAAAAAAACTAAGTAGAGGAGATGGAAATATCTATACATTTGCATCTCGTCAATGTCTAAGATATGATATAGTCAGATTAGCAGCAGAGTTATTTAATTGGAATTTACAGGTTGTAGATAAAGGAAAAGGTACAGTTCAGTTTAAAGATAATATAAGTATAAAAGAATCAGAAGAAATGGACCTATTTGGATATATGAAAACAAATAAAAAAGATGAGAAAGATAAAAAAGGTGGTTCAGTGACTAGAGAAGCTACTATAAGATTGAGTAATGCGATTTCTCTTGAGCCATATAGAAGCGATATGGATTTTTTAAATAATAAAGGATTGGCAGATAGAATAGGAGAACACCCTAACCTTGCAAACATAGAACAACATTTAAGTTATTATACATATACAGTGACTATAGATTTATCTAAAATAGGTAAGGATGGAGATATAGAACTTGAAAATAAAGAGAAATGTAAGAGAGTAGTAGAATTTTTAGAAATAATAAAAATATTGAATAGAAATATTAGAGGTAGACAAGAAAATTTATCTCCTTTATTTGTAGTAGGAGGAGTATATGAAATAGCAAATCCATTTTTCTTAGGTAGAATTAAATTAAAAGGAGATAAAAATGGATTTAAAGTAAATAAACAACCTATAGAAGAAGTAGTTCGAGGTACTTTTTTAGGAAAAGATTTAAAAGAGTTTACCTATGTTGGCATGCTAGATGGAGCATTTACAAATAAAGAAGAATTTAAGGGATTATTTGAAGATAATTTTTTAAGTGTAGATAAATTTTTTGGACAGCTTGTTAAAGAAGTAATGGACTATTATGAGGTGAATTAA
- the cas5b gene encoding type I-B CRISPR-associated protein Cas5b — protein sequence MKVLKLDLFQETACYKKPFAMKITETYPLPPYSTVNGLIHKILNATEYIPFNISVQGTYESIFNNYQTTYFYKKDSITSMPMNSHMLLNVNLIIHIGGDFELLKKLYDSLLNCGEHLSLGRKEDLVRINDIRFVEVNKFEVDSNMELNDYENYKLSEYDIRKPIYIPKSSLEDTDIKGISYRLNNYYKNDANKDKKRVWNKVDSYYVEEGSMISFGDILLDNEEDLIYFNTIN from the coding sequence ATGAAGGTTTTGAAATTAGATTTATTTCAAGAAACTGCATGCTATAAAAAGCCGTTTGCTATGAAGATTACAGAGACTTATCCACTGCCACCATATTCTACTGTAAATGGATTAATTCACAAAATATTAAATGCTACAGAGTATATACCATTTAATATAAGCGTACAGGGAACATATGAAAGTATATTTAATAACTACCAGACAACATATTTTTATAAAAAGGATAGTATTACATCTATGCCAATGAACAGTCATATGCTATTGAATGTAAATCTGATAATTCATATAGGTGGAGATTTTGAATTATTAAAAAAATTATATGATAGTTTATTAAATTGTGGTGAGCATTTATCATTAGGTAGAAAAGAGGATTTAGTAAGAATTAATGATATTAGATTTGTAGAAGTTAATAAATTTGAAGTAGACTCTAACATGGAATTAAATGATTATGAAAACTATAAGTTATCAGAATACGATATAAGAAAACCTATTTATATACCAAAGTCAAGTTTAGAAGATACAGATATAAAGGGTATAAGTTATAGACTTAATAATTATTATAAGAATGATGCTAATAAGGATAAAAAAAGAGTTTGGAATAAAGTAGATAGTTATTATGTAGAGGAGGGAAGTATGATTTCATTTGGAGATATATTACTAGATAATGAAGAGGATTTAATATATTTTAATACTATAAATTAG